The Glycine soja cultivar W05 chromosome 15, ASM419377v2, whole genome shotgun sequence region ttATTGTGAATTTACATGTTTCAGGCTGTTCCTCTGGCAAAGTGCTGCAAACATGGCTCCATGAATGTCAAACTTGCGCAGTTTGGGATGGTTGttgaaaaaatcaacaaaatcaatctCTGGAAAGGGTTGAAGAGCCTCATAGTCCCCAGTGAATTCCACCTTCATATAAATATGCTTCACCTCACTTGCCATTTTCAGCATTTTGCATATTGCATCCCAGCACCACTGGACCCCCCTCATAGTCAGGAACTCCAGAGCTGGAAGGTTTCCGAAATCCACCATATATACTCTCCCTGGAAGCAATTAacatgaaaggagagaaaattaGGCTCactaaaccaaaaagaaaattacattgTAGAGTACTtgggaacaaaaaaaaaggccAATGAATAATAACAAGTTCAAGAatgactttaaaatttaattacctGCGCTATTGGATATTGAAAGATTCCTCAAATGCTGGGTTTCAGGAACCCTAATCCAACTACAGCCTTGTACCTCAAGGGATTCAATTTTCGGGGAGGATAGCGTAAGTGAACAGTTCCCCAGACCATAAAAATCCAGCTTACACTGCTCTAAATAGGGAAGGTCAATTGAGATTGATCCTACCCCTTCACATCCAAGCAGTTTCAACCTTCTCAGATATGGACATGACTGAAACACCACAGTCAATACAGGTTCTTCCAATCTTGCACCAACTATTTCAAGGGTTCTAAGATTTTGGAAGACATCCCATTTTGGGGAATGCATCATTAAGACACCCCATAGTTTTAGAGATTCCAAATTCCTTGCTGCACCAATGCAATCCAATTTTGAAGGGCTTTCATGGGAGGCTTGGTTGTCAGCAAGATTGTCCATTCGAAGCTCAAGCTGAGAAAGAGACATACCAACAAGTGATAGCCACGAAGCAAGGCCGGAAGGGGAGAAGGGGCCGTATACAACTAGCTCTTCTAATCGCACAACCATTGATACCATTCTTTTCACTATGTCGTCCGGACTTTCACGGAGAGAAGGGTTATCAAACGAGTTGCGAGGGAAGTAGAGAGTTCTGATGTAAGCCATTGAGTCCTTCCATCGCTTAGAAACACAATTGCAAGCTGCCACATCGCGAGCGTTATTGATACGGGACAAGATGTATTGAAGAATGGCATCAGGGAGAGGATCCATTTCTGaggacaaaaatcaaaatagataACTGTCAGTATGTAGACAGATTCAAGAGTAAAGATCATCATTCTCATCAAGCAATATGAATGGAGAGATGAAATCATACAGAACATGATAAAGACTACGTAAAACTCAAGCACAAGTATTAGAAGAATATATACAACTCAAGTTATTTTAATCTCAGAATCTGATTGAAGCATTTTCATCCTCAGAACTATCATTTCTATCACAACTCCTTTGAGCTAGCTCAGAAATCCCAattctttgaaaacttaaaaagtAAATTGTTAAACTGCTTACTTGGCTGTTAACAACAAAATTGAACACTAGCTATGCACACAGGGAGACAACATATTCAAAAACTCAGTGTGGTACAGTGGGATGCATAAGGAGAAAACCCAGAAGGGCAAAGGTGGAAAATTCTGCTTCTATGGCAACACATTGGATCAAAATTTCAGACAGGAACAAAACCAAATCTTGTAAAATTGGATGGAAAAACTCATTCATATGTACAAGGCTAGAACCTAGTCACGCATCAAAcccagaaaaataaaacatgggatataaatgctttatttttttctttattaaatccATCCAGCAAGacagaagcaaaaaaaaaagggtgagagAGAGCTTACAGAGTATGAAATCAGAATAGAATGAAGATCTGAGGTTGGGGGCTTGGATGCCGGATCTCTCTAGGGATTGGtcgagagagagatagagacaGAGAGATTTGATTTGAGGGTTTTGGTGTGTTGGGTTTGAGAATTTATATGGGAAATGTATGTATTtgtcttataatttaaaatttttgggGAAGGAGGGTGGAATGAAAATTAGCCCGCCTTTTCTTTTaggtttttcaaattttttgaccgttcaaagttcaaacagaTTCCACGCGACTATGCCAGGgcataattaataaacatataaataaataaatagttaaataccTAATAATTAAATAGCTCCTGCTGGTTAATTTTTCCTGAAAGCTCACATGATTTGTCCTTTCATGATACataggtttttttttcctcGCCTATCCTTTTTGAGAGAGAATTTTGTTTGAGTTATGattaaatataacattattttcaagtaaaaatttgaaatttactacattttaaaaaatgttttttttgttataccaaattttgttttttaagtttctatggagttttttaaaaaaaaaatcatgattttgcaAGGCTTTTCCTTAGATTTTACACGAGTGGAAGGTTTTTGGATatataaatgatttaaaaaatatatactccaACTTGTTCTCTCTTGAtcataaaatcaatttgttctctcttgaaattttttaaagtttgaattGCGAGGTGACATCTCACGGGTGCACTTCAGAGTAATCTCTCTTCTAAATCAtttccacacacacacaaaataatGACTAGGCTAGCAAGTGACATAAATAATGTGATTAATTTAGGGAAATACTTGAACTCAAATATTAAGCATCTAGGGGTGTGCAAACTGGAAAATGAAAAGGGAGAAGTTGAGTgcctaaaaaaatgaaaagagatattttctcttatttgatTGGACAGAAAAATAAGTAGGggaaaaaatatgataagactTACATAATCTTTCTCCTCtttgaaaagaataataaactataatatataatatgagaTATCATACATATACAACAATTtacacaatatatttttttttgtctctatcTCTCGTCACaatcttattatttaatattacatttcgaattcaaattcctctctcttttttatgtttctttctcTTGGTTGTACactttgctttaaaaaaaaattgtgataacAATTTATTATACAAGTATCATTTCTCTATAAATATTGGATCTAATTCAATTAAGTGAATAAGTACTCTCAGTTATTGATAAAGAAATTTACAGTCAATATTaggtacatatatatatataacaaactcATAAATGtattgaaatattaatattgatggttgattttttattttaatgaccTAACTTTTTTAgaggagataaatttaattacagATTTCGGGGGGTGGGGGAGTAGAACTCATTACAGAGCTTAAGACTATACTATTTCAGTTTATCTATTGTACTGGAAGAACAGTTCCAAAATGCTTAAAGTCAGCTTGAATAGAGGTGCAGTGCTAGTATAAGCTCCAACATGTATTTTCAGTAAGCTAAGACGGTAGTTTGAATCCCTTTAGAGGAAGAAAACAAGTACTGCATTGCAATGCTGACAATGTCATCATTCAGGAACTCTGTAAGATGGATCCACCATTTTCAGGATGAACAAGTTTCCTTTATCACCTCTTGATACCCTGTTAGATTATTACAACAAAGAATGACAACGAGTATTTGATATCTATACCAGATGATGGGAAAACGATTACGATGGAGAGATAAGGTATGCAAGGTCCAATGAGTCCATAAACATCTTTCTCCAAAAAGAATAAACATGAATCTAACTAGAATGCTCTCTACATGTAATCTGGCTGGTAACTCACCGCAGTTCTTCGTCCAAATATGTTATTTCCAGTTCCCCACGAGCTCTTCCAGGGGCTTTAATAGGTATCTGCATGTGTACATTATGATGGAATAGATCATGCTCACAAGCTATTATTCAACAAGTGCAGAGACATACTTACGCATTGCTCATTAGTTCTTAAGCAGTTCCAAATTGCAGGTATAGGATAGTGACTATGACTAATGTAATGTGTATGGACTAGTTTGTTGGAGCCTGTTAGATCATTAgaatttgaaagaaatctctACAGAATTTGCAAATACTTTTTTCACTTCTAAAGGTTCTTAAGCCAATGTCAGCTAGCACATTACAAAATAGAATTGCAATGATAGCTATTGAGACTCCGAATACTTACAATGCCTCCAATTTTGAAAGTATCAAATTTTACAGCCACTTTCCTTGGATTTAAAGGTGTTAAATCTGCTGTCACCTACAcaatattgatttttgtttacataAGCAAATGTTTGAGTGAGAATGAATTAATGGTGAAAAGTTGTCTCAATTTCACTAGTATTACCTGGTTGAAGAATGGCCAAGATTCCATATTTTGGGCCCTTAGAGTATCGACATTGATTGCTTGATAA contains the following coding sequences:
- the LOC114387266 gene encoding F-box protein At1g10780-like, which gives rise to MDPLPDAILQYILSRINNARDVAACNCVSKRWKDSMAYIRTLYFPRNSFDNPSLRESPDDIVKRMVSMVVRLEELVVYGPFSPSGLASWLSLVGMSLSQLELRMDNLADNQASHESPSKLDCIGAARNLESLKLWGVLMMHSPKWDVFQNLRTLEIVGARLEEPVLTVVFQSCPYLRRLKLLGCEGVGSISIDLPYLEQCKLDFYGLGNCSLTLSSPKIESLEVQGCSWIRVPETQHLRNLSISNSAGRVYMVDFGNLPALEFLTMRGVQWCWDAICKMLKMASEVKHIYMKVEFTGDYEALQPFPEIDFVDFFNNHPKLRKFDIHGAMFAALCQRNSLKHVDPGFLIPCLEEVVITVRSPLNAEQKMSTLESLLKYGKNLRTMVIKILQMKSSHSSADDFFDEICRLRYMNHGIVRIE